The genomic stretch CGGGTTCTGCTGCTTGTGTCAGGATAGTTCAGTTCCGTTGAATGCACGAAAAAAAAACAGGGTAACAAGGCCGACCAAAATGAGCAGCAACAAGGTGTCCAGGTTGATTTTTTTCTTCATCGCTCTTTTTGATATCAAGATTATACGCTATTTATACGCTCTTTATATGCTGTATCGGCCCAAATGACGAACAGCTTTTACAGTTTTTCATGCCGCTGTAAAATTAAGCACGAATCAACCCTGCGTCAACAGCAATATCCCCTTCTGTATGCGACCTCTTCCTTTATGTATTTAAATAATCGCACCCAGCACCTCATCCACAGCCTTGGCCTGCTCCATACGATTACGGAGAAAGGATTCTGTCAGATGCTCGCCGTTCCGCTCCATCAGCCTGCATAATTCCTGAATCCCCTCCTGATCACCCTGATCGGCCACGGATTTCACCCGCTCCAGATTTGTCGCAAAGTCATGGACAATCTTGCGACTCTCGCCCGAGGTGGACATAATTTCCGCATAGGTCCTCGGGTTTTGGGAATGAACACGGGCCATAGCAAGAATAGGATAGAGCGAGGTCAAGGTGCAATGAGAAGCCAGATCCTCGGCAGTAATCCCGTTTTCCTCCAAGGTCATGGCCAGGGCCACAGAGATGACTGTGGGCAGCTTTTGCCCGATACCCATCAACAGATCATGCTTGGTTGCTGAATCCTGATAGATGCTTGCGCCGTGTTTATACAAAAAAGCCTCAAACTCGGAGCAGAATTTTCCGCTGCGTCCGGTGCGAACCACGATGGCATTTTTATCCTTCATGGTTGCAGCCTGGGGCCCCCAGAGGTTATGGACCAGCATGATCTCCACCCCTGAGCCTGTGACCTCCAAGGCGCTTTCTATCGTGGTTTCCGACTCGCCTGCCAGCAGGATCAGGGCCTTGCCATCCTCAATCAAAGGGCCATATTGCCGGACGGTGTCCGCTGTAAAGGAAATAGGCACACAGATCACCACCACGTCAACCTGAGGAATCATCTCCTCCGGCCGAAGCTCCGTGCTCCGCCCGGTCATGAGGGCCTGATAGCCTTCATGCTCCAAGCGGTCGGCAAACCAATCGCTCATAGCCCCGGTGCCGATAAAACCAAACGAACCAATGTATTTGGGCCGCATATCCACCCGAGGAAAACAGCCGAGCAGGCGCATGCTGTTGCGCTGCCCGATAATCCGCTCCTCTATGCAAACGACGGCCTCCTGCATGGCCCGATCTTCTACATGGCCCTCGGCCTCAATATAAATTTGTAGCTTCTGAGATTTCACGTCATTTTCCGAACTCATGTCCAGAATATTGATGCCGTGGCGAGAGAACTCCCCGAGAATATCCACCAGCAGCCCTACCCTGTCGTCAAGCGGTCCGGTGATAAAAGTAGTGGCATCGTAGCCGGTAGGCTGTGCTATATCGCGCCCCAAAACAGCATAACGGGTTCTATTATGAGGGGCCACCTCTCGCTCAATGATGTGCAAACCCAAGGCATCAAGCAACTGGGCAGTGGCAATAACTGCGTGGTTCCTCAAACCCTGCTCTTGAATCCGGCGAACAGCCTGTTCCATATTATGAACACTGGTTAGGGCAGCATCAGGAAAGGTTCCGCAGATGTACTCCTCGCATTGACGAAACACAGCCCGTTTGCCCAGCAATACTTCAATCTCTCCCGCCCGCATATCCGGGGCAAAGACACCAAGGGATAGGTTGGCGGGTAGGACTATATTATCCAGCCAATACCCCTCTTTCACCTGCTCGAACAAGCGAAAATACTGTTTATTCTCACCTTGACGAGTATTGAAAATCGGGATAACGATCTGATCAACCTCTCGGGTGATAAAGGCATCCACGAGCCCGCCAGAGTGGGGATAGAGTTTAATCTCCGCATCAGGCGCGTACCGGGTGGTAGCCTGCCAGGCATGGGATTGCTGGGGGCCGAGGGTGCCGAGGATGCTCTTTTGTTCTGATATTGATTCGGACATAACAGATGGTGTTCTTAAAATAAAGCTCCCGCCGGGGAGCCAAGGAGAATAATAATAATAATACTCAGGATGTTACCCAGAGGGCTTTCCCGAAAAATAAAACTTTTTTTTCGGTAGGGGCTGCCCCTACGGCACCTCTGCCGCTTCAATAGAATAATCAATCAGGTTGCGCTCCGCTTTGTCAAACCCGAAGCCGACCAGCACAACTTCCCGTTTATCGGCCAGATAAGGGGCATGATATTTTCTTTTTTTAATCTGCTCAAGGGCTGTTTGCGCCTTGCCCATTTTAAACTCCATCACGTAAATATACCCATCATTTTTGATGACAACATCAGTGCTGCCGAAATTGGATTGAATCTCACAGGCTATTTGAACACCGAGTATTTTCAAAACGATATAAATTATTGAATGATAAAACCCTTCATAATTTTTTACTTTCTCCAGCTGCTTAACGGTAATGGAACTGAACAGAGCCCTGAGGGCGGTAAAAAAACTCTTTATATCATTGCGGGCAAGGGAGTCAACCAAGGTGCTAACAATATAGCTCATTTCCTGGAAAGAACTGCCTGCATAATGTTCAACAGCAAAATTCAGGAAAGATTCCCGCACCTCTCTATTAGGGAAATCAAGGATATATTTATTCTCTCTATAGTCAACCGCTTTCAGGGTTAAATACCCTGTTTGAAACATGATGGCTGTAATATTGATATTCTCAATATCGTATTTATTAAACACCGCTTCATCAACCCGGTTATTGATTTCCTCATTAACCGCTTTGTTATCCTCTTTCAGTCGCTTTACGAGAAATGTCGGCGTGCCTGTTTCAAACCAAAAGTTCCTAAAGGCCTGCTGGTAAAAGAGGTTGATTATCGAATAGGGATTAAAAACAAAGTTTTTTCCGTCCCAAGAATACCCGTTATACCAGTCAGTAATCTCCCGCATGATCTCCGGCTCAGACTGTTCAAGGTCCTGACAGAGACTGTGAAGATACGAGGCGTAATATTTTTTTATTTCAGCTGCGGTGTAGCCCAAAAGAGCGGAAAAATGTTTTGATATGGTGATATCTGTCAGATGATTCAGATCACTGAAAATGGAAACGCGGCTGAATTTCGACACCCCGGTAAGAAAGAAAAAGCGCAGGTATTTATCCTGATCTTTCACGCCTGCATACAATGTCTTGAGTATCTCTCTATTCTCCAAGGCCTGTTTGAACTCGGATTTTTCCAGATAATCAATAATGGGCTTGTCATACTCATCAATGAGCACCGCTACCGGGGTCTCTGTACCGATTTTCTGGATTACCTCCAGAAATTGCTCCCCATAACTTTCTGTTTCCAATTGAATATCATGGTGCATAGCCAGCTTTGCCAAAGCAAGCTCTAAGGCCTTTTCCAGGCCGTGTTCTCTGTAGCTGATCTCTGCGAAGCTCAGTTTGATAACGGGATACTTCTGCGACCAATCCCATGTATCATAAATCCAGCATTCCTCAAACAGTGACTTATTGCCGGAAAAAAGTTCTTTAATGGTATCAACCAACAAGGATTTACCGAAGCGGCGGGGACGGGACAGGAAATAATATTTGCCGTCATCTATGAGCTTATATATAAGCTTAGTTTTGTCCACATAGATAAAATTATACTTTTTAAAATCAGCTAATTCCTGTATTCCTAATCCTATCTTTTTCATACTGTGATTGCTTGTGTGCTGATTATTTAAACAGTTCCTGACAATCTTCTCTCATTATGTCTCGCCGAAGAGATACGCATCATCCTGTTCAGTCCTCCTGAAAAATCTCGCTCAGCTGTATCTCCAGCCCGTCGAACAGGGGCGAGCCGAGCAGGTCCTCCCGATCAAAGATCTCCGCCCTGGCGTATCGCCCGTCGTTATCAGGCCGGTAGACCATGACTGTCCGGTCAACGGGATGAAACAGCCAGTATTCCCGGACCCCGTGTTGTTCATAGAGGGCCCTCTTGACCTTCAGATCCTTGGCCGCCGTGGAGGGCGAAAGGATTTCGACAACAAGGTCGGGCGCACCGACACAGCCGCGCTCATCAAGTTTTTCCCGGTCGCAGATCACGAAAATATCCGGCTGCACAACCGTGGTGACGGCATGATCCTCCGCACTCTCCTCTTCAGGCAGGCGGACATCAAAGGGTGCGGGGTAGACCTCGCATCCGCTGTTTTGCAGATGCCCGTATAAAACATGAAGAAGCCTGACAAGCACTCTCTGATGGGATCGTGAAGGAGCCGGAGACATATTCCATGCCTCCCCGTTGATCAGTTCCCACCGTTCCTGATCATCCCAGGACAAATAATCCGCATAGGTGTATTCCGCTTCATATGTCGTTTGAGGTTGCGTCATGATAATGCTCTGAAGTTCTGTCTGTGTATGATCCGGTCACGCGCTGTCCGGCCTGCCTGTGCTCCGATATGCAGAAGCAGTTTACCCGCTTCCGAACAGGAAGGCAACTGTCCGGCTTATTGCTTAAAATACAATCTGATTAAACACGCCGTCTTTTTGCAAAAACACTTGACAAATATGAACAGAGAGATTTAATGTCGAATTATCATAACTAATGGTACTGCTCAATTGCTGAGCAGCTGCCTTCGCTTTCTGGTCGGAACCGGAAAGTTGATAAAGCCACAGCCGTCGTGAGGCGGTGTCGGAAAGCCAAGGGTCTCTGTGAGGAGACAGCCGAGTTATCTTCTTTCATTTCTGAATACCGGGAAGTATGTTATGAGTCTCTCAAAAAAAGTGCCCGTTCATAGTACCATTTCCCACAGTGTCGGCAGGCTTATTTTCAGTTGTCGTTTCTTTTTATTTCCCGTTCGACAATATTTCAGGCCGTAATCATGCCTGCTGGAGAACTGGCGGCTTTGTGGAGAACGTGAGGCTCTGAACCCTATAGAACCTTTGGAGTAAACCACCATGCCCCTGCATATTAGAAAAGCTGCATACCTGAAGGATTATACTGTGGAAGTGGCATTCAGCGACGGCAGGAGGGGAACAGCTGATCTGCGTGATGCTCTTAGAGGACCGATGTTTGATGCGCTGAAAGATAAGGAGATGTTTTCCCGGCTGCGGGTTGATGACGAACTGGCAACCATAGTTTGGCCCAACGGTGCCGACTTGGCTCCCGAGTATGTTTATTTCAGAGCGTTTCAAGACGAGCCGGGCTTGCAAGAGCAGTTTGTTCGGTGGGGTTATATCGCGCAGTCTGTTAGCTCTGCTTGAATGCAACGAAAGCGGACAACTCATTGCTCAAATTGTCTGATTTCGCTTCACTCAATCAGACCTACGCAACTTCGGCTTGGTGTTTTTTTCATTGCGCCACAAGCATTTTTGCTCTGTATCTCCTCGTTACGTTAATATTTTTCATGGAAAATAATTGACAAGCACGAAGTAACAAGGCTATATTCCGTTTACCATAACAAATGGCAATGCTTATCTCTGAGCAGGTGCCTTGACTTTCCGGTCGGAATTGGAAAGTTGATAAAGCCACAGCCGTCGCGAGGCGGTGTCGGAAAGCCACGGATCTCCGAGAGGAGACCGCCGGGTTACCTGCTTTTGCTTCTAATGACTAGGGAACCGTTATGAAACCATCAGGCAATGTATCTTGCCAAGGTACACTTTTCAGCTCGCTCTTTTGTCGATTCACCCTTCCGTTTTTCTTTTTTCTCCTCACCGTTCTTGCACCTCTGAATACTTGGGCAGGATGTCTCAATGTCACCAGCCCAACTGCTGGAGATTCATGGAATACCACACAGACCTATACGATCCAGTGGAACACAACCAGCACACAGCCCACGGCTCGTATTCATTTGCAAAAAAATGGGAAGCGACACTCTACTATTACGAGCACTGCGTCGAATAATGGATCATATAGCTGGACTATTCCGGCAAATACGCTCATCAATGGCAACGACGAGGGCAAACAATATTATATCGCAATTTGCACGGATGATTGCTGTGGAGATGGAGAATATTTCAGTCTGTATTTTTCGCCGCCACCTACCCCTGCCGGTTTCAAAGTATCTTCTGTAACAAGCTCAAGTGTCAGCCTTGGTTGGGGCACCTCATCCGGGGCAACAGGTTCTGAAGTGTACAACTGTGACACGAATACTTTGGTCTCCAGCGATTATGGAACATTTTGGCTGGGGGATCAGGTTACTAATCTCAGCCCGGAAACCACCTACCGCTTCAAGATGCGGGCGGTGAATTCTGCGGGATCTTCTCCGTTCACCTCCTGTGTTTCCGCCACAACTACATCAGGAGCACCGTCCACACCACCCTCTTTCACTGCTACAGCCCAGAGTCCGACCAGTATCTCTTTATCCTGGAATGCAGTGAGTAGTGCCACAGATTACGATGTGCATACCTGTGCAGGTGATTTTATTGTCAACACAGCACAGTCCTCCCATCTTGTCACCGGATTAATCTCGGAGACCTCCTACAGTTATAAGGTGCGGGCGAACAGTGCTGGCGGAAGTTCCGGTTTTACAGCCTGCCGAGAGGCTACGACCCTGTCAACTACCCCGGAAACCTTCAGCATATCAGGCAGGATTATAGATGAAAATACAGTCGGTCTTGCCGGGGCTACCATAAACCTTGCCGGATTCAGCACCACCACCGATCAGAACGGAAAATATACCCTTGCCAATGTAACCAAGGGGACGAATGCCAACCTGACGGCAAGTAAAGCAGGCTGCACCCTTTCAGCCCCTATCCTGATACCGGGCCTTGTTTCGGATCTGGGAGGACAGAATTTTACCGCCACCTGCTCATACACCCTCTCCGGCAGAACCAAAAAGGCCGACGGAACCGCAATACTCAACGCCACCGTCACTTTCACCGGCCTTTCCTCGGTGCAAAGCATCCACGACGGCGAATACAGCCAAACCGTACCCAACGGCTGGAGCGGTGAGGTCTGCGCGATCAGGAGCGGTTGCGATTTCTCCTGTGTTTCTGTCTCCAATGTAACTGCTGACAGATCCGGTATTGATTTGATTTGCGGACAGTCTAAGCATAAAATTTCAGGATATACCCAGCGGTATAACGGGCGGCGTATTCCCTCGGTTACCGTCTCTTTTTCAGACGAGTTTCCTGCTACCAGCGATGCGAACGGCTATTATGAAAAATACGTTGAGCACGGCTGGAGCGGTACAATCAGCGGCTCAAAAGAAGGGTATAAGTTCGACAGTGACACCATCTCAACCGTCACCTCGGATCAACCGGGCAATATGGTCCACGGCGACTATCAACAGCGCACCGGTCGTTCTGCCTCGGTGCCGATAAGGGAATCAAGCTGGAGCACTTCCTATGCCCAGTGTAACAGTAATCCATGTAATAAGGATAAAAGAATCAAGTATGAAAAAAGGTGCGGTGACCCGATCGATATCTCCACTGGTGCCCAAGTTTTGGAGTACAGAATCTTATCTGTTCAGGGGCTTGTGCCGATCAGCTTTAATCTGGCCTACAACTCGCTGGTCGTTGATCAGGAGGGGATAGCAGGCAAGGCGTGGAGTCTGAATTACGACTTTGCAGCCAGAATACAGCCTGCGGACAACGAGGCCGTGAACGTGGAATGGGCGGAAAACAGGAGCAACCGTTTCAATCATGACGGCAACGGCGTGTATAGCTCCCTGGATGAAGCCTGTCTGTACGACAAACTGGTCAAGAACAGCGACAACACCTACACCCTGACCCGACAGGATAAGACTGTCTATCTCTTCGATGCTGCCGGTCGGCTTGTCGAACTCAGCGATGCACAGAGCCGTGCTCTCCAGTTCAGCTATGACAGCTCTGAGCGGTTGCAGCGGATCAGCGAGCCGGTGTCCGGAGTCTTTCTGGAATATACCTATAATACCGATGGCCTGCTGGTAAGGGTAACCGATCCCATAGGCCGTCAGGTAAGCCTGAGTTATGATACTGATCGCCGTCTGCAAAGCATTACAGATCCCTACGAACACACCGTCACCTTTACCTGGAACGACCAGAACCAGATTCTTACCGGGACCAGCTCAGAGGGGTATCAGCTCTTTGCCAATACCTTTGATGCCCAGGGCCGGGTCATTGCCCAGGACGACGGTCTGACGGACAACAACGAGATCACCCTTTTTTACGACGAGAGCCAACCGGACCGGATCATCACCACAGTCACTGATCGGAACGGAGCAGTCAGCCAATACACCTTTGACGGCCAGTACCGGATGCTGGAAAAGACCGACGAACTCGGCAATGCCAGCGCGGTGTACAGCTATGATGCCAAGGGTAACCGCACCCAAGCTGTGGATGCCAACGGCCACGGCAGCAGTTTTGCATACAATGACCAAGGCAACATGATCTCGGTTACGGATGCGGACGGCAAGTCCACCGGGATGAGTTATGATGCAAAAGGCTATCTCGCCCAACTTACCGATGCTCTGGGGAAAACCAGCAGCTTTACCTATGACAGTCAGGGACGGATAACCCAGGCCGTTGACCCGCTGGGCAAGGCTGTGGCATTCAGTTATAACAGCGTCGGCCAGTTGGTCGCAGTGACTTCGCCTCTGGGCAGGGTTGTTACATATGAATATACGGGCGGGTTACCGACAAAGGTGATTCGTCCTGAAGGTAATAGCGAGGAGATGAGCTATGATGCTGCCGGACGGGTAACGGCTGTGCTCGACAGCGAGGGCAACACGACTACTTTCAACCATGACCTGCCTTGTCCTGGTACTTCCGGCCCTTGCCGGGCCTCCTCAATCACCGACCCGCTGGGCAATACCGTCAAAATGACCTCTGACAGCCGGGGCAATATACTCTCGCTCATTG from Candidatus Electrothrix communis encodes the following:
- a CDS encoding RHS repeat-associated core domain-containing protein codes for the protein MKPSGNVSCQGTLFSSLFCRFTLPFFFFLLTVLAPLNTWAGCLNVTSPTAGDSWNTTQTYTIQWNTTSTQPTARIHLQKNGKRHSTITSTASNNGSYSWTIPANTLINGNDEGKQYYIAICTDDCCGDGEYFSLYFSPPPTPAGFKVSSVTSSSVSLGWGTSSGATGSEVYNCDTNTLVSSDYGTFWLGDQVTNLSPETTYRFKMRAVNSAGSSPFTSCVSATTTSGAPSTPPSFTATAQSPTSISLSWNAVSSATDYDVHTCAGDFIVNTAQSSHLVTGLISETSYSYKVRANSAGGSSGFTACREATTLSTTPETFSISGRIIDENTVGLAGATINLAGFSTTTDQNGKYTLANVTKGTNANLTASKAGCTLSAPILIPGLVSDLGGQNFTATCSYTLSGRTKKADGTAILNATVTFTGLSSVQSIHDGEYSQTVPNGWSGEVCAIRSGCDFSCVSVSNVTADRSGIDLICGQSKHKISGYTQRYNGRRIPSVTVSFSDEFPATSDANGYYEKYVEHGWSGTISGSKEGYKFDSDTISTVTSDQPGNMVHGDYQQRTGRSASVPIRESSWSTSYAQCNSNPCNKDKRIKYEKRCGDPIDISTGAQVLEYRILSVQGLVPISFNLAYNSLVVDQEGIAGKAWSLNYDFAARIQPADNEAVNVEWAENRSNRFNHDGNGVYSSLDEACLYDKLVKNSDNTYTLTRQDKTVYLFDAAGRLVELSDAQSRALQFSYDSSERLQRISEPVSGVFLEYTYNTDGLLVRVTDPIGRQVSLSYDTDRRLQSITDPYEHTVTFTWNDQNQILTGTSSEGYQLFANTFDAQGRVIAQDDGLTDNNEITLFYDESQPDRIITTVTDRNGAVSQYTFDGQYRMLEKTDELGNASAVYSYDAKGNRTQAVDANGHGSSFAYNDQGNMISVTDADGKSTGMSYDAKGYLAQLTDALGKTSSFTYDSQGRITQAVDPLGKAVAFSYNSVGQLVAVTSPLGRVVTYEYTGGLPTKVIRPEGNSEEMSYDAAGRVTAVLDSEGNTTTFNHDLPCPGTSGPCRASSITDPLGNTVKMTSDSRGNILSLIDAKGNESRFEYDANGNMIRAINALGQVTSYKYDGEGRLVRLTDAKGNSSSLSYDAKGRMVALTDPLGNTRTLTYDKTRNLTSVQDAYGKVIQSLSYDNRDNPVGMTDALGNSSGLQYDELSRLKQSTDPLGRVVQMNYDALDRLSSTVDPLGGTAAQSFNEEGQLIDISDPKGNRTSFSYDANSRRISETSAAGSTVKYTYTARDLLAKLTNARGQERQFSYDALGRMTAMSDPDGTTSFTYDANSNVLTISDANGTSSREYDALDRVSKYTDSRGNVIRYAYDAVGNLSSLTYPDGKAVQYSYDAADRLVSVTDWNNRTTSYAYDKEGRLTLTTRPNGSTVARVYNDAGQLVRQTDAKAGGEVIVQYEYSYDKVGNIVEEKPTPTPEPVAISPAKMTYGPANQLASYNGLPVQHDADGNMVQGPLSGKSASFVFDSRNRLRQVGSTVYTYDAENQRIAVTEGGAATRYVINPNALLSQVLVREDQAGEKTFYVYGIGLIGQEKNGAYRSFHYDFRGSTVAMTDEAGKITHQYAYTAYGKVDVVLEEDFNPFRYVGQYGVMYEGNGLYYMRARYYQPELLRFLGEDPIWNKNLFAYVEGNPLVGIDPLGTVTYQSNSYSGSGVYYSGPGTYIGNSNISINLRNEETIWNPSITDVTGGAGTYLENIDHRRVKGFFRKSVFGHQISTWGKNYLGPVSDVYDISEAAKEGPMAIAETVIFNLAGGAAALYCSPGGPSAAVGCEAAVSGFLEKTSTDIDKLAELTKERQRYELALEKSISRANARELTKSDIAINIMIQQRIAIGWNEEQISNFGSFCQ
- a CDS encoding DUF2442 domain-containing protein, whose amino-acid sequence is MPLHIRKAAYLKDYTVEVAFSDGRRGTADLRDALRGPMFDALKDKEMFSRLRVDDELATIVWPNGADLAPEYVYFRAFQDEPGLQEQFVRWGYIAQSVSSA
- a CDS encoding Uma2 family endonuclease translates to MTQPQTTYEAEYTYADYLSWDDQERWELINGEAWNMSPAPSRSHQRVLVRLLHVLYGHLQNSGCEVYPAPFDVRLPEEESAEDHAVTTVVQPDIFVICDREKLDERGCVGAPDLVVEILSPSTAAKDLKVKRALYEQHGVREYWLFHPVDRTVMVYRPDNDGRYARAEIFDREDLLGSPLFDGLEIQLSEIFQED
- a CDS encoding prephenate dehydrogenase/arogenate dehydrogenase family protein: MSESISEQKSILGTLGPQQSHAWQATTRYAPDAEIKLYPHSGGLVDAFITREVDQIVIPIFNTRQGENKQYFRLFEQVKEGYWLDNIVLPANLSLGVFAPDMRAGEIEVLLGKRAVFRQCEEYICGTFPDAALTSVHNMEQAVRRIQEQGLRNHAVIATAQLLDALGLHIIEREVAPHNRTRYAVLGRDIAQPTGYDATTFITGPLDDRVGLLVDILGEFSRHGINILDMSSENDVKSQKLQIYIEAEGHVEDRAMQEAVVCIEERIIGQRNSMRLLGCFPRVDMRPKYIGSFGFIGTGAMSDWFADRLEHEGYQALMTGRSTELRPEEMIPQVDVVVICVPISFTADTVRQYGPLIEDGKALILLAGESETTIESALEVTGSGVEIMLVHNLWGPQAATMKDKNAIVVRTGRSGKFCSEFEAFLYKHGASIYQDSATKHDLLMGIGQKLPTVISVALAMTLEENGITAEDLASHCTLTSLYPILAMARVHSQNPRTYAEIMSTSGESRKIVHDFATNLERVKSVADQGDQEGIQELCRLMERNGEHLTESFLRNRMEQAKAVDEVLGAII
- a CDS encoding AAA family ATPase encodes the protein MKKIGLGIQELADFKKYNFIYVDKTKLIYKLIDDGKYYFLSRPRRFGKSLLVDTIKELFSGNKSLFEECWIYDTWDWSQKYPVIKLSFAEISYREHGLEKALELALAKLAMHHDIQLETESYGEQFLEVIQKIGTETPVAVLIDEYDKPIIDYLEKSEFKQALENREILKTLYAGVKDQDKYLRFFFLTGVSKFSRVSIFSDLNHLTDITISKHFSALLGYTAAEIKKYYASYLHSLCQDLEQSEPEIMREITDWYNGYSWDGKNFVFNPYSIINLFYQQAFRNFWFETGTPTFLVKRLKEDNKAVNEEINNRVDEAVFNKYDIENINITAIMFQTGYLTLKAVDYRENKYILDFPNREVRESFLNFAVEHYAGSSFQEMSYIVSTLVDSLARNDIKSFFTALRALFSSITVKQLEKVKNYEGFYHSIIYIVLKILGVQIACEIQSNFGSTDVVIKNDGYIYVMEFKMGKAQTALEQIKKRKYHAPYLADKREVVLVGFGFDKAERNLIDYSIEAAEVP